Proteins from one Syngnathoides biaculeatus isolate LvHL_M chromosome 8, ASM1980259v1, whole genome shotgun sequence genomic window:
- the atf5b gene encoding uncharacterized protein atf5b isoform X2: MAASILRRKIHLISTGGLHVLPLRQASPSQSWPTTGAEPVERQRLIGDGHSDWMTEKVDLSSFVSTTESSPSSSLPPSPLEQDVKVPSDLEVMTSLLQEELAQLEDYFRSESAGTVSKLEKSSKCDKGSQAMGSQSYYQLPYGSYGTSQSDTSPVVVTLATGELDLASFCGGPMGRSKIARPAPYNYHHRYHHNSGRRIISEAVKVGEEVGLDAWGSRGSYSGSTEFSVNHYSTLKTVSKNSLAGIKKVRECALSLKEEESYCFSEGMFCSEEIARSFCLGGSYDSHHKREGQLMHNVKVNVSYDSAGLEVLHCSKDGGLSGSIPQEAMMAADGYFHQSMAGSEPYHSFIGELDQQSQALEPQHGHYLYPECLADQSYECLSRGEGEGTLLGAPIHRPTQRLKDEPCSIKSTLMVSATSLDLNTGERKQKKRDQNKTAAHRYRLRKRAELDSLEEELHGLEGQNRELRDKAESVEREIQYVKDLLIEVYKARSQRLKQDGSA; the protein is encoded by the exons ATGGCGGCATCGATCCTACGCAGGAAAATTCACCTCATTTCCACAGGCGGGCTCCACGTTCTCCCTCTCCGACAGGCTAGCCCCAGCCAATCGTGGCCCACAACGGGGGCGGAGCCAGTGGAAAGGCAACGCTTAATTG GTGATGGTCACTCTGATTGGATGACAGAAAAAGTTgatttgtcttcatttgtgtcaactactgaGTCGTCTCCCAGCTCGTCCCTTCCACCCTCACCATTAGAACAAGATGTCAAGGTGCCCTCAGACCTGGAGGTCATGACCTCTCTATTGCAGGAGGAGCTAGCTCAGCTGGAGGACTATTTCCGCTCCGAGTCCGCAGGCACGGTGAGCAAGTTGGAGAAATCCTCGAAATGTGACAAAGGTTCCCAAGCTATGGGCTCACAGTCTTATTACCAGTTACCCTATGGCTCATATGGGACCAGCCAATCAGACACCAGCCCTGTTGTGGTTACCTTGGCAACAGGGGAACTGGACCTGGCCAGTTTCTGTGGCGGTCCCATGGGCAGATCAAAAATCGCTCGACCTGCCCCGTACAACTACCACCACCGTTACCATCATAACAGCGGGCGAAGAATCATCAGTGAGGCAGTGAAAGTCGGGGAGGAAGTTGGACTCGATGCGTGGGGCTCCAGGGGAAGTTACTCAGGAAGCACGGAGTTTTCTGTCAACCACTACTCCACGTTGAAGACCGTGAGCAAGAACAGCCTTGCTGGCATCAAGAAGGTGAGAGAATGTGCTTTATCGTTGAAGGAAGAGGAGAGCTACTGTTTTTCCGAAGGAATGTTTTGCAGTGAAGAGATTGCCCGAAGTTTTTGCCTCGGCGGCTCCTACGATAGCCACCACAAGCGAGAGGGACAGCTAATGCACAACGTGAAGGTTAATGTAAGTTACGACAGCGCAGGGCTGGAGGTCCTGCACTGTAGCAAAGATGGAGGACTGTCTGGAAGTATTCCCCAAGAGGCAATGATGGCTGCCGATGGCTACTTCCACCAATCTATGGCTGGCTCAGAGCCATACCATAGCTTTATCGGTGAACTGGACCAGCAGTCGCAAGCTCTGGAGCCCCAGCATGGCCACTACCTCTATCCAGAATGCCTTGCGGACCAAAGTTACGAATGTCTGTCCAGAGGAGAGGGCGAGGGGACGCTGCTGGGAGCCCCCATCCACCGCCCGACCCAAAGGCTAAAGGACGAGCCCTGCTCCATTAAGTCGACGCTGATGGTCAGTGCGACTTCTTTAGATTTGAACACTGGGGagaggaagcagaagaagagagaccaaaacaaaactgctgcTCACAG GTACAGGCTGCGGAAAAGGGCAGAGTTGGATTCTCTGGAAGAGGAGCTTCATGGGCTAGAAGGGCAGAACAGGGAACTTCGCGACAAGGCGGAGTCGGTGGAACGAGAGATTCAGTATGTGAAAGATTTACTCATCGAGGTCTACAAGGCTCGCAGTCAGCGGCTCAAACAAGATGGCAGTGCCTAA
- the atf5b gene encoding uncharacterized protein atf5b isoform X1, protein MAASILRRKIHLISTGGLHVLPLRQASPSQSWPTTGAEPVERQRLIGDGHSDWMTEKVDLSSFVSTTESSPSSSLPPSPLEQDVKVPSDLEVMTSLLQEELAQLEDYFRSESAGTVSKLEKSSKCDKGSQAMGSQSYYQLPYGSYGTSQSDTSPVVVTLATGELDLASFCGGPMGRSKIARPAPYNYHHRYHHNSGRRIISEAVKVGEEVGLDAWGSRGSYSGSTEFSVNHYSTLKTVSKNSLAGIKKVRECALSLKEEESYCFSEGMFCSEEIARSFCLGGSYDSHHKREGQLMHNVKVNVSYDSAGLEVLHCSKDGGLSGSIPQEAMMAADGYFHQSMAGSEPYHSFIGELDQQSQALEPQHGHYLYPECLADQSYECLSRGEGEGTLLGAPIHRPTQRLKDEPCSIKSTLMVSATSLDLNTGERKQKKRDQNKTAAHRKKREIIKEDAFTRYRLRKRAELDSLEEELHGLEGQNRELRDKAESVEREIQYVKDLLIEVYKARSQRLKQDGSA, encoded by the exons ATGGCGGCATCGATCCTACGCAGGAAAATTCACCTCATTTCCACAGGCGGGCTCCACGTTCTCCCTCTCCGACAGGCTAGCCCCAGCCAATCGTGGCCCACAACGGGGGCGGAGCCAGTGGAAAGGCAACGCTTAATTG GTGATGGTCACTCTGATTGGATGACAGAAAAAGTTgatttgtcttcatttgtgtcaactactgaGTCGTCTCCCAGCTCGTCCCTTCCACCCTCACCATTAGAACAAGATGTCAAGGTGCCCTCAGACCTGGAGGTCATGACCTCTCTATTGCAGGAGGAGCTAGCTCAGCTGGAGGACTATTTCCGCTCCGAGTCCGCAGGCACGGTGAGCAAGTTGGAGAAATCCTCGAAATGTGACAAAGGTTCCCAAGCTATGGGCTCACAGTCTTATTACCAGTTACCCTATGGCTCATATGGGACCAGCCAATCAGACACCAGCCCTGTTGTGGTTACCTTGGCAACAGGGGAACTGGACCTGGCCAGTTTCTGTGGCGGTCCCATGGGCAGATCAAAAATCGCTCGACCTGCCCCGTACAACTACCACCACCGTTACCATCATAACAGCGGGCGAAGAATCATCAGTGAGGCAGTGAAAGTCGGGGAGGAAGTTGGACTCGATGCGTGGGGCTCCAGGGGAAGTTACTCAGGAAGCACGGAGTTTTCTGTCAACCACTACTCCACGTTGAAGACCGTGAGCAAGAACAGCCTTGCTGGCATCAAGAAGGTGAGAGAATGTGCTTTATCGTTGAAGGAAGAGGAGAGCTACTGTTTTTCCGAAGGAATGTTTTGCAGTGAAGAGATTGCCCGAAGTTTTTGCCTCGGCGGCTCCTACGATAGCCACCACAAGCGAGAGGGACAGCTAATGCACAACGTGAAGGTTAATGTAAGTTACGACAGCGCAGGGCTGGAGGTCCTGCACTGTAGCAAAGATGGAGGACTGTCTGGAAGTATTCCCCAAGAGGCAATGATGGCTGCCGATGGCTACTTCCACCAATCTATGGCTGGCTCAGAGCCATACCATAGCTTTATCGGTGAACTGGACCAGCAGTCGCAAGCTCTGGAGCCCCAGCATGGCCACTACCTCTATCCAGAATGCCTTGCGGACCAAAGTTACGAATGTCTGTCCAGAGGAGAGGGCGAGGGGACGCTGCTGGGAGCCCCCATCCACCGCCCGACCCAAAGGCTAAAGGACGAGCCCTGCTCCATTAAGTCGACGCTGATGGTCAGTGCGACTTCTTTAGATTTGAACACTGGGGagaggaagcagaagaagagagaccaaaacaaaactgctgcTCACAG aaaaaaaagggaaataattAAAGAAGATGCATTCACAAG GTACAGGCTGCGGAAAAGGGCAGAGTTGGATTCTCTGGAAGAGGAGCTTCATGGGCTAGAAGGGCAGAACAGGGAACTTCGCGACAAGGCGGAGTCGGTGGAACGAGAGATTCAGTATGTGAAAGATTTACTCATCGAGGTCTACAAGGCTCGCAGTCAGCGGCTCAAACAAGATGGCAGTGCCTAA